Genomic window (Pirellulaceae bacterium):
AGCACCTTTCACCGGTTTTGCTCGCGACTGTTGCGGCGATATGCCGACCACGTGGGGCTTTCTCCAAATTTCACGATTTACGACACATCTGACAGCCTCCGCGCTTTGAAGCAAGCGATTGAAGGCACGGACGTCAAACTGTCGATCACAACCCCGGAGCAGATAGCACGGCAAATCAGTGCAACCAAGAACAGCCTGATCACCCACGACCAATATCAGGCGCCCAGCGGCAGTGAAATGGGCACAATCTTACGGGAAGTGTATCCGGCTTATCAAAAGCAGTTGTTGAAGTCGAACGCGGTCGACTTTGATGACCTACTCGTCCACGTCGCCAGCATGTTACGACAGTCCGACGAGTTGCGTCGTGATTTAGATGAATCCTATCAGTACATCATGGTCGACGAGTACCAGGACACGAATCTCGCCCAATACGCGATCGTCCGCGCACTCTCGATCGATCATCCCAACCTGGCGGTGACGGGCGACCCCGACCAATCGATTTACGGCTGGCGGGGTGCCAACCTACAGAACATCCTGGGCTTTGAACGCGACTATCCAGAAGTCAACGTCGTGCGACTGGAGCAAAACTATCGCAGCACTCCGAATATCCTACGAGTTGCTGACGCATTGATCAGCAACAATGTCAAGCGCAAGCCGAAAGATTTATTCACTGAAAACGAGGACGGGGCGCCCGTTCGACTGGTCAGTTATCCGACACAAAAAGAAGAAGCCGACGAAATCATCGCTTCCATCGTCAATCAGATCCAGGAGGGTCGTCGTCGGCCGAAGGACTTCGCTATTTTTTTCCGAGTCAACGCGCTCTCGCGTGCCTTTGAGCACGCCCTACGCGACATGGGTCTCGCCTATCAGATTGTCAACGGCGTCGAGTTCTACCAGCGTAAAGAGATCAAGGACATGTTGGCCTACTTGCATTTGATCAACAATCCTCAGGATGATGTGGCGGTCCAACGGATCATCAACGTTCCAGCTCGTCGGATCGGCAAAACGACGTTCCAACGCCTGAGCGACTTTGCCCACCTCCAGGGACTCTCACTGCTTGACGCCGCTCGACAATGTGCCGCGATCGAATCAATCAGTAAGTCGATACGCCCACGTGTCCTGGACTTCGTGCGTGTGATCGACCGAATCAGTGCGCACCCCGATCAACCGGTCACGGATCTACTGGAATGCATCCTGTCAGAAACCAAGTATTTGCAGCCGCTTCAAAAGTCAGAAGCTCCCGAAGATCACGATCGGCTGGCGAACATCGAAGAACTACTAACCGCCGCGTCAGAATTCGACACTGCTTTCCATGACGTTTCTCCGCTGGAGGCTTTTTTGGAACAGGCGTCGTTAGTGAACGACACAGACGCTTGGAGTGAACAGACCGATCGCATCACCCTCATGACTTTACACGCCGCGAAAGGGCTTGAGTTTCCCGTGGTCTTCATCGCCGCAGTGGAACAAAACCTGTTACCGCACGAGCGTAGCATGGCATCGGAGGACCAGCTCGAAGAGGAACGACGACTCCTGTTTGTGGGCATCACAAGAGCGGAAGAGGAACTCCAATTAAGCTGCGCACGCTTTCGCTCTTATCGGGGTAGCATGACGCGTTGCGTTCCGAGCTGTTTCTTAATGGAATTGCCTCGCGACGAAATGAAATTCGTCGACGTGGGTGAATTCGCACCCTCGATGCATCCCAACGACATGGACGCCAACGAACACGATTATTGCAACGAGTTTATCGATATTGAACCCGACGAAGACGCGGAGATCATACAGACAACGGATGATCACCGAGCGATGGATACCACCATTCAGACGGCGGCGGACATGGTGATCGATGGCGAACTTCACCGCGACGCGACCACCGACGAGGCACACCAGGAGCCTGCGAATATCGACCCGGATCACTTCCGAGTGGGTATGACCGTCGTGCATCCCGAGTACGGCCCGGGCAAGATTAAGTCACTCAGCGGCCGAGGAGTGAAACGCACTGGAATTATCAATTTCCCCACTGCGGGACAAAAAAACTTCGTCCTTGCCTTTAGCGGCATCCAGCCGATCGGCTGACGCCAGAGCGACAGTCCTGCTGGGCTAACGGTCTCGCAATTCCACCGCTCGATGACCGTCGATCGCACCGGGGCGTCCAGAAAAACGGACTTCTCCATCGATCAGCACATCAACCATTCCATCAGCTGGCACCTCTGTCAGAACCACGTCGCCGACTTTCACCTGACTCCATTCAGCAGCCGACAAGGGTTCCATGGCAAGCTTCACGACTAACTCGGACGTCTTGACCGCCTGCTCCTTCTGTCGTTCATCGGGTGCAACGATACCGTACTCACCACACAACAGTTTATCGACCATCTTTCGGATCGCCTGGGTGGGTAAACAGAGCGTAAAGTCACCCGTTTGTTCCGCCACGCGGGTTCGAAAGATCAAAACGATTACCGGGTCACTCGGCGAGACCAACCGTACGCGTTGCGCGTTGCTTTCCATCCGATCGACGGTCAAATTAACCGCCAACAAAGCCTCCCAAGCATCCCGCAATTCATTCAAAAGCATTTCGGTGATGCGTCCTGCCAATCGTTGTTCAAGTTCGGTGGGAGGACGATCGGGGATGGAACAGGGTTGCTTACCACCGCCAAGCAGACAATCCAGCAGCGGATAGAGCACCGGCGGGCTGAGATCCAGGGCCAGCGGTGACGGCAGTGGAGTTGCTTGCAGAATGACGAAGCAGGTTGGCTTAGCCCGACTAAAAGCGAACTGGCTGTAAGTCATCGCCTGAACGTCTTGCAGCTGCACATCCACCAATTGCTGCAAACCGCTTGAAAGGATGTCTTCGAATCGTCGCGCCAGATCAGAATGAAATGACTGGATTGCATCCAGCTGTTCCTGAACATCTCCCAAGTCGGGATTTCTCGGCGGCTCGTCGTGAACCGGCTTGGCACAATCGTTCCCAGGCTCGCGATCGACCTGGATCATCCCGGAGGATAACAGTTCTCGTTCTTCTGTCGTCAAACTTTCTTGTCGCATCCATGCACCTATGAAAGTTAAGGCTTTCCTGGAGCCATCCCAACTAACGAATTTGCCCTTGGCCCTCAACAAGATATTTATAGCTGGTCAATTCTCGCAATCCGCAGGGACCACGAGCATGAAACCGATCGGTGCTAATACCGATCTCCGCACCCAAACCAAACTCAGCCCCATCGTTGAATCGAGTGCTTGCGTTAACCATCACAGCGGCACTGTCTACTTGATTGGTGAATTGTCCGGCTGCTCTCAAATCGTTGGTCACGATGGCGTCCGTGTGCCCCGAGCCGTATTGATTGATATGTTCGATCGCCTCCTGAACCGAATCGACCACCTTGATAGACACGATCGGACCGAGGAACTCGGTTGAGTAATCTTCGTCACTGGCAGGTTTTGCGGCGGGCACAAGCGTTCGAGTTGCCTCATCACCACGGATTTCCACCTCG
Coding sequences:
- a CDS encoding flagellar motor switch protein FliM; translated protein: MRQESLTTEERELLSSGMIQVDREPGNDCAKPVHDEPPRNPDLGDVQEQLDAIQSFHSDLARRFEDILSSGLQQLVDVQLQDVQAMTYSQFAFSRAKPTCFVILQATPLPSPLALDLSPPVLYPLLDCLLGGGKQPCSIPDRPPTELEQRLAGRITEMLLNELRDAWEALLAVNLTVDRMESNAQRVRLVSPSDPVIVLIFRTRVAEQTGDFTLCLPTQAIRKMVDKLLCGEYGIVAPDERQKEQAVKTSELVVKLAMEPLSAAEWSQVKVGDVVLTEVPADGMVDVLIDGEVRFSGRPGAIDGHRAVELRDR
- a CDS encoding UvrD-helicase domain-containing protein — translated: MTTASFDSLTEAQRAAVLHLQGPLLILAGPGSGKTRVITHRIAHMIDQGIHPRSILALTFTNKAADEMSRRVERLTSTDSVWISTFHRFCSRLLRRYADHVGLSPNFTIYDTSDSLRALKQAIEGTDVKLSITTPEQIARQISATKNSLITHDQYQAPSGSEMGTILREVYPAYQKQLLKSNAVDFDDLLVHVASMLRQSDELRRDLDESYQYIMVDEYQDTNLAQYAIVRALSIDHPNLAVTGDPDQSIYGWRGANLQNILGFERDYPEVNVVRLEQNYRSTPNILRVADALISNNVKRKPKDLFTENEDGAPVRLVSYPTQKEEADEIIASIVNQIQEGRRRPKDFAIFFRVNALSRAFEHALRDMGLAYQIVNGVEFYQRKEIKDMLAYLHLINNPQDDVAVQRIINVPARRIGKTTFQRLSDFAHLQGLSLLDAARQCAAIESISKSIRPRVLDFVRVIDRISAHPDQPVTDLLECILSETKYLQPLQKSEAPEDHDRLANIEELLTAASEFDTAFHDVSPLEAFLEQASLVNDTDAWSEQTDRITLMTLHAAKGLEFPVVFIAAVEQNLLPHERSMASEDQLEEERRLLFVGITRAEEELQLSCARFRSYRGSMTRCVPSCFLMELPRDEMKFVDVGEFAPSMHPNDMDANEHDYCNEFIDIEPDEDAEIIQTTDDHRAMDTTIQTAADMVIDGELHRDATTDEAHQEPANIDPDHFRVGMTVVHPEYGPGKIKSLSGRGVKRTGIINFPTAGQKNFVLAFSGIQPIG